One part of the Arabidopsis thaliana chromosome 1 sequence genome encodes these proteins:
- the CM3 gene encoding chorismate mutase 3 (chorismate mutase 3 (CM3); CONTAINS InterPro DOMAIN/s: Chorismate mutase, type II (InterPro:IPR020822), Chorismate mutase, AroQ class, eukaryotic type (InterPro:IPR008238); BEST Arabidopsis thaliana protein match is: chorismate mutase 1 (TAIR:AT3G29200.1); Has 280 Blast hits to 280 proteins in 116 species: Archae - 0; Bacteria - 2; Metazoa - 0; Fungi - 142; Plants - 120; Viruses - 0; Other Eukaryotes - 16 (source: NCBI BLink).) has protein sequence MEAKLLKPAFYNSPNLNLTNSSRLISRLSIWNDKSKVGLSSGSLFLRLSAASPIRYSRGLLRVDESEYLKLESIRHSLIRQEDSIIFNLLERAQYRYNADTYDEDAFTMEGFQGSLVEFMVRETEKLHAKVDRYKSPDEHPFFPQCLPEPILPPIQYPQVLHRCAESININKKVWNMYFKHLLPRLVKPGDDGNCGSAALCDTMCLQILSKRIHFGKFVAEAKFRENPAAYETAIKEQDRTQLMQLLTYETVEEVVKKRVEIKARIFGQDITINDPETEADPSYKIQPSLVAKLYGERIMPLTKEVQIEYLLRRLD, from the exons ATGGAGGCTAAGTTACTCAAACCCGCGTTTTACAATTCCCCAAACCTCAATCTTACGAATTCTTCAAGACTCATCTCGCGATTATCAATCTGGAACGATAAATCAAAAGTTGGACTATCTTCTGGGTCTCTCTTCCTCCGTCTCTCCGCAGCTTCTCCGATCCG ATACTCTAGGGGGCTACTAAGGGTAGATGAGAGTGAGtatttgaaacttgaaagcatTAGACACTCTTTGATTCGTCAAGAGGACAGTATTATCTTTAATCTTCTTGAACGAGCTCAGTATCGCTACAACGCTGATACTTATGACGAGGATGCCTTTACTATGGAAGGGTTTCAAGGATCTTTAGTTGAGTTTATGGTCAGAGAAACTGAAAAGCTTCACGCAAAG GTGGACAGGTACAAGAGTCCTGATGAGCATCCCTTTTTCCCACAATGCTTGCCTGAACCTATCCTTCCTCCTATTCAATACCCACAG GTTTTGCATCGTTGCGCCGAATCGATAAACATCAACAAGAAGGTGTGGAATATGTATTTCAAACACCTTCTCCCCAGACTGGTCAAGCCAGGGGATGACGGTAATTGTGGTTCAGCTGCTCTCTGTGACACAATGTGTTTGCAG ATACTTTCAAAGAGAATTCACTTTGGTAAATTTGTTGCTGAAGCCAAGTTTCGTGAAAATCCTGCTGCCTATGAAACAGCTATCAAAGAACAA GACCGGACACAGCTGATGCAACTTCTAACGTACGAAACGGTTGAAGAAGTAGTCAAGAAGAGAGTTGAGATCAAAGCCAGAATTTTTGGTCAAGACATAACGATTAACGACCCAGAAACTGAAGCTGATCCTTCCTACAAAATACAACCTAGCTTAGTTGCAAAACTCTATGGAGAAAGGATCATGCCCCTCACAAAGGAAGTCCAAATTGAGTACTTGCTTAGAAGACTGGATTAA
- the RRG gene encoding sporulation protein (DUF155) (Protein of unknown function (DUF155); CONTAINS InterPro DOMAIN/s: Protein of unknown function DUF155 (InterPro:IPR003734); BEST Arabidopsis thaliana protein match is: Protein of unknown function (DUF155) (TAIR:AT5G13610.1); Has 567 Blast hits to 567 proteins in 242 species: Archae - 0; Bacteria - 202; Metazoa - 8; Fungi - 221; Plants - 79; Viruses - 0; Other Eukaryotes - 57 (source: NCBI BLink).): protein MGKWRAVAALLLRNQLLNSSKRLNLSSSPCVSKHPTIGLASRFLNFRHFSAFPSPISIYNNDSDSGSNDAYQNYEFGTEAEEALGKIPIKAYFLSTSIDLKAMQAENLCNVVPPTSRSTNYIALKFSDFTPSGIYSLDERESVSNCKFMVVFQYGSAILFNVDDNDVDRYLDIVRRHASGLLTEMRKDDYAVKEKPLLIEEMKGGPDYIVLKTLDTNSIRIIGSVLGQSIALDYSVSQVNKLVEEFADINRSMAKTGTFTMTRKKLFQLVGKANSNIADVILKVGLFERSEIAWREARYAQIYEYLREEYEISQRFGDLDYKLKFIEHNIHFLQEVMQNRQSDLLEWCIIFLLAIENAIGIYEIVRESAGASL, encoded by the exons ATGGGTAAATGGAGAGCAGTAgctgctcttcttcttcgtaatCAATTACTCAATTCTTCAAAAAGACtaaacctttcttcttctccatgtGTTTCGAAACACCCAACGATTGGTTTAGCTTCTCGCTTTCTCAATTTCCGACACTTTTCAGCGTTCCCTTCTCCGATTTCGATTTACAACAATGACTCTGATTCTGGGTCGAATGATGCATATCAAAACTATGAATTTGGAACAGAGGCAGAGGAAGCACTAGGCAAAATCCCTATCAAAGCCTATTTTCTCAGTACTAG TATTGATTTGAAGGCAATGCAAGCTGAGAACTTATGCAATGTTGTTCCTCCTACTTCACGTTCTACTAATTATATTGCCCTCAAATTTTCGGATTTTACCCCTTCTGGAATCTAT AGTTTGGACGAGAGGGAGAGTGTAAGCAACTGCAAGTTCATGGTTGTCTTTCAATATGGTTCTGCTATTCTTTTCAatgttgatgataatgatgttGACCGTTATCTCGACATTGTTCGTAGACATGCTTCTGGATTGCTTACAGAAATGAGAAAAGATG ATTATGCTGTGAAGGAGAAGCCTTTGCTGATTGAGGAAATGAAAGGTGGCCCTGACTACATTGTTCTCAAAACTTTGGATACTAATAGCATCCGTATAATTGGGAGTGTGCTCGGACAAAGTATTGCTTTGGATTACTCTGTTTCTCAG GTTAACAAGTTGGTGGAAGAGTTTGCTGATATAAACCGTTCAATGGCGAAAACCGGAACATTCACAATGACCAGGAAAAAGCTCTTCCAACTTGTAGGGAAGGCGAATTCTAATATAGCCGATGTGATTCTCAAAGTTGGTTTGTTTGAGAG ATCCGAGATTGCTTGGAGAGAAGCTAGATATGCTCAGATATACGAGTACCTAAGAGAAGAGTACGAGATCTCTCAGAGATTTGGGGATCTAGACTATAAGCTAAAGTTTATAGAg CACAACATTCATTTCCTCCAAGAGGTGATGCAGAACCGACAATCAGATCTTTTAGAATGGTGCATTATCTTTTTACTGGCCATTGAAAACGCAATAGGCATTTACGAGATTGTTCGAGAATCCGCAGGAGCTTCACTCTGA
- a CDS encoding appr-1-p processing enzyme family protein, giving the protein MMYQTIPTAPTIRGGTPTESGDYVVTLDQIPRWSDVEQRSSLEDETGDPEHSNPRYANPLASSSEAGSSGNGMVSKFPVDHEINSRIYLWRGEPWNLEVDAVVNSTNENLDEAHSSPGLHVAAGPGLAEQCATLGGCRTGMAKVTNAYDLPARRVIHTVGPKYAVKYHTAAENALSHCYRSCLELLIDSGLQSIALGCIYTEAKNYPREPAAHVAIRTVRRFLEKQKDKISAVVFCTTTSSDTEIYKRLLPLYFPRDEHEEEVAISKLPADVGDENGETVIDERKIRIQALPNKPPPRSFPTPLERPSTDLTLLRRNSNHLDSYLDPAFMSLIKDPDERRKEQWEKTAQAQSGFNFVKLLGFGDLGGPPLSAAEEYSLHSRYLAKANSINLSEIAEMKIVYRGGVDTEGHPVMVVVGAHFLLRCLDLERFVLYVIKEFEPVIQKPYSIVYFHSAASLQVQPDLGWMKRLEQILGRKHQRNLQAIYVLHPTFHLKATILTMQFFVDNVVWKKVVYADRLLQLFKYVPREQLTIPDFVFQHDLEVNGGKGLIVDPRTKYVYQRP; this is encoded by the exons ATGATGTATCAGACAATTCCCACGGCACCAACCATTCGTGGTGGAACTCCAACAGAGAGTGGTGATTACGTTGTGACTTTGGATCAGATTCCACGGTGGAGTGATGTTGAGCAGAGATCATCTTTGGAGGATGAGACAGGAGATCCAGAACATTCGAATCCGCGCTACGCAAACCCTTTGGCTTCGTCTTCCGAAGCAGGGAGCAGCGGGAATGGGATGGTATCTAAGTTTCCTGTTGATCACGAGATAAACTCTAGAATATACCTTTGGAGAGGGGAACCTTGGAACCTTGAGGTTGATGCTGTTGTAAATTCGACAAATGAG AACTTGGATGAGGCACATAGCAGTCCTGGTCTACATGTGGCTGCTGGACCTGGCCTTGCAGAGCAATGTGCTACATTG GGTGGATGCAGGACAGGGATGGCGAAAGTAACAAATGCCTATGATCTACCAGCGAG GAGGGTTATCCATACAGTAGGACCCAAGTATGCAGTAAAGTATCATACAGCTGCTGAGAATGCTCTAAGTCACTGCTATAGATCTTGTCTGGAACTTCTCATAGATAGTGGGCTACAAAG TATCGCTCTGGGCTGTATATACACAGAAGCCAAAAACTATCCCCGAGAACCAGCTGCTCATGTTGCCATAA GAACTGTTCGCCGCTTTCTAGAGAAGCAAAAGGATAAAATCAGTGCCGTTGTTTTCTGTACCACCACATCCTCTGATACGGAGATATACAAACG ATTACTTCCACTTTACTTTCCTCGAGATGAACATGAGGAAGAGGTTGCCATATCAAAGCTCCCGGCTGATGTTGGAGATGAAAATGGTGAGACGGTTATAGACGAACGTAAAATCAGAATACAGGCGCTGCCAAATAAACCTCCACCCAGATCTTTTCCAACTCCACTCGAGCGCCCTTCTACTGATCTTACTTTGTTACGCAG GAACTCGAATCATCTTGATTCGTATTTGGATCCTGCCTTCATGTCCTTGATTAAGGATCCAGATGAAAGGCGCAAAGAACAATGGGAGAAGACTGCACAAGCACAAAGTGgattcaattttgttaaattgcTAGGATTTGGTGATCTAGGAGGACCCCCTCTCTCTGCTGCAGAGGAATACTCACTTCATTCGCGATACCTAGCGAAAGCTAATTCAATCAACCTTTCCGAGATTGCAGAGATGAAAATTGT ctATCGTGGTGGTGTTGACACCGAGGGTCATCCTGTAATGGTTGTTGTAGGAGCTCACTTTTTGCTGCGATGTCTTGATCTGGAGCGTTTTGTACTTTATGTTATTAAG GAATTTGAACCTGTGATACAAAAGCCTTATTCGATTGTCTACTTTCATTCTGCAGCATCGTTACAAGT CCAACCAGATTTGGGATGGATGAAAAGATTAGAACAGATACTTGGTCGAAAACACCAGCGTAACCTTCAG GCAATCTATGTTCTTCATCCAACTTTCCACTTGAAGGCTACAATCTTAACGATGCAATTTTTCGTGGATAATGTG GTATGGAAGAAAGTTGTATATGCAGACCGACTTCTGCAGCTGTTCAAATACGTTCCTCGTGAGCAGCTGACAATCCCAGACTTTGTTTTCCA GCATGATCTTGAAGTTAACGGAGGAAAAGGTCTAATCGTTGACCCAAGAACAAAATACGTTTATCAACGGCCAtga
- a CDS encoding Tetratricopeptide repeat (TPR)-like superfamily protein (Tetratricopeptide repeat (TPR)-like superfamily protein; CONTAINS InterPro DOMAIN/s: Pentatricopeptide repeat (InterPro:IPR002885); BEST Arabidopsis thaliana protein match is: Pentatricopeptide repeat (PPR) superfamily protein (TAIR:AT4G18750.1); Has 50942 Blast hits to 14152 proteins in 270 species: Archae - 0; Bacteria - 36; Metazoa - 125; Fungi - 175; Plants - 49809; Viruses - 0; Other Eukaryotes - 797 (source: NCBI BLink).) — protein MTQYMPLFRSCSSLRLVSQLHAHLLVTGRLRRDPLPVTKLIESYAFMGSPDSSRLVFEAFPYPDSFMYGVLIKCNVWCHLLDAAIDLYHRLVSETTQISKFVFPSVLRACAGSREHLSVGGKVHGRIIKGGVDDDAVIETSLLCMYGQTGNLSDAEKVFDGMPVRDLVAWSTLVSSCLENGEVVKALRMFKCMVDDGVEPDAVTMISVVEGCAELGCLRIARSVHGQITRKMFDLDETLCNSLLTMYSKCGDLLSSERIFEKIAKKNAVSWTAMISSYNRGEFSEKALRSFSEMIKSGIEPNLVTLYSVLSSCGLIGLIREGKSVHGFAVRRELDPNYESLSLALVELYAECGKLSDCETVLRVVSDRNIVAWNSLISLYAHRGMVIQALGLFRQMVTQRIKPDAFTLASSISACENAGLVPLGKQIHGHVIRTDVSDEFVQNSLIDMYSKSGSVDSASTVFNQIKHRSVVTWNSMLCGFSQNGNSVEAISLFDYMYHSYLEMNEVTFLAVIQACSSIGSLEKGKWVHHKLIISGLKDLFTDTALIDMYAKCGDLNAAETVFRAMSSRSIVSWSSMINAYGMHGRIGSAISTFNQMVESGTKPNEVVFMNVLSACGHSGSVEEGKYYFNLMKSFGVSPNSEHFACFIDLLSRSGDLKEAYRTIKEMPFLADASVWGSLVNGCRIHQKMDIIKAIKNDLSDIVTDDTGYYTLLSNIYAEEGEWEEFRRLRSAMKSSNLKKVPGYSAIEIDQKVFRFGAGEENRIQTDEIYRFLGNLQNLTNEEHVVDS, from the coding sequence ATGACGCAGTACATGCCATTGTTTAGATCATGCTCGAGCTTACGATTAGTAAGTCAGCTTCATGCTCACCTACTTGTCACCGGTCGTCTCCGTCGTGACCCTCTTCCAGTGACGAAGCTCATTGAATCATACGCTTTCATGGGTTCTCCAGATTCGTCTAGGCTCGTCTTTGAAGCTTTTCCTTACCCTGATTCCTTCATGTACGGTGTTCTCATCAAATGCAACGTCTGGTGTCATTTACTCGACGCCGCCATTGATCTGTACCATAGGTTGGTTTCGGAGACGACCCAAATCAGTAAGTTTGTGTTTCCGTCTGTTTTGAGGGCTTGTGCGGGTTCGAGGGAGCATCTGAGTGTTGGTGGGAAAGTCCATGGGAGAATTATCAAGGGCGGTGTAGACGACGACGCTGTGATAGAGACGTCTCTGTTGTGTATGTATGGTCAAACTGGGAATTTAAGTGATGCAgagaaggtgttcgatggaatgccTGTGAGAGACCTTGTGGCTTGGAGTACTCTTGTTTCTAGCTGTCTCGAGAATGGTGAGGTGGTGAAAGCATTGAGGATGTTTAAGTGTATGGTGGATGATGGTGTTGAGCCCGATGCTGTGACGATGATCAGCGTTGTAGAAGGATGTGCTGAGCTTGGATGTTTGAGGATCGCTAGATCAGTTCATGGCCAGATAACGAGgaaaatgtttgatttagATGAAACATTATGCAATTCTCTGCTTACAATGTACAGTAAGTGTGGGGATTTGCTTAGCTCGGAGAGAATCTTTGAGAAGATCGCCAAGAAGAATGCTGTTTCGTGGACAGCCATGATTTCTAGTTACAACCGTGGCGAGTTCTCTGAAAAGGCATTGAGAAGTTTCAGTGAGATGATAAAGTCTGGAATTGAGCCTAATTTGGTTACCCTTTATAGTGTTTTGAGCTCTTGTGGTTTGATAGGGTTGATTAGAGAAGGTAAGTCGGTCCATGGTTTTGCAGTTAGACGAGAGCTGGATCCGAATTACGAGTCGCTTTCTCTGGCCTTAGTTGAGCTGTACGCTGAATGCGGGAAACTAAGCGACTGTGAGACAGTTTTACGTGTGGTTAGTGATAGAAATATTGTCGCATGGAACTCTCTTATATCTCTATATGCACACAGAGGTATGGTGATTCAAGCATTGGGCTTGTTTAGACAGATGGTGACACAGAGAATAAAACCAGACGCATTCACTTTGGCCAGCTCAATCTCAGCATGCGAGAATGCTGGTTTAGTTCCGCTAGGGAAACAGATTCACGGACATGTTATAAGGACAGATGTTTCAGATGAGTTTGTGCAGAACTCGTTGATAGACATGTACTCTAAAAGCGGATCTGTGGATTCAGCAAGCACAGTGTTTAATCAAATCAAGCATAGGAGCGTTGTGACATGGAACTCAATGCTCTGCGGGTTTTCTCAGAATGGTAACTCTGTAGAGGCAATTAGCCTCTTCGACTATATGTATCATAGCTATCTCGAGATGAATGAAGTTACATTTTTGGCGGTTATTCAAGCATGCTCAAGCATAGGTTCACTGGAGAAAGGGAAATGGGTTCACCACAAGCTCATTATTTCCGGTTTAAAGGATCTTTTCACTGATACAGCTCTAATCGACATGTATGCCAAATGTGGAGATCTCAACGCAGCTGAAACAGTCTTCAGGGCCATGTCGAGTAGAAGCATTGTGTCATGGAGTAGTATGATCAATGCCTATGGAATGCACGGACGGATAGGATCCGCCATATCTACATTCAATCAAATGGTGGAATCCGGAACGAAACCTAACGAAGTTGTCTTCATGAACGTTCTCTCTGCTTGTGGTCACTCTGGTTCCGTTGAAGAAGGTAAGTACTACTTTAACTTGATGAAAAGTTTTGGCGTATCACCAAACTCAGAGCATTTCGCCTGTTTCATCGACCTTTTGAGCCGTTCTGGTGATCTCAAAGAAGCATATAGAACCATCAAGGAGATGCCTTTTCTAGCTGATGCTTCAGTTTGGGGTTCTCTGGTCAATGGATGCAGAATCCATCAGAAAATGGATATCATCAAAGCCATTAAAAACGATCTTTCGGATATTGTTACAGATGATACGGGATACTACACTCTCTTGTCCAATATATATGCTGAAGAAGGGGAATGGGAAGAATTCAGGAGACTGAGATCAGCTATGAAGAGTTCGAATCTTAAGAAAGTTCCTGGGTACAGCGCGATTGAGATTGATCAAAAAGTTTTCAGATTTGGAGCTGGTGAAGAAAATCGTATCCAAACAGATGAAATCTATAGGTTTCTTGGAAATTTGCAGAATCTAACGAATGAAGAACATGTCGTAGATTCTTAG
- a CDS encoding T-box transcription factor, putative (DUF863) (Plant protein of unknown function (DUF863); CONTAINS InterPro DOMAIN/s: Protein of unknown function DUF863, plant (InterPro:IPR008581); BEST Arabidopsis thaliana protein match is: Plant protein of unknown function (DUF863) (TAIR:AT1G26620.1); Has 257 Blast hits to 226 proteins in 21 species: Archae - 0; Bacteria - 0; Metazoa - 4; Fungi - 2; Plants - 245; Viruses - 0; Other Eukaryotes - 6 (source: NCBI BLink).) — MGETVHCGSFLSSMRDLSEDISNTCSYSMYCGGDKTLPYGQYQNGFSARPPTDSYERDFLKQTMLEHEAVFKNQVYELHRLYRTQKSLMAEVKGKNFVDHLNNNEPTPGSGIKRGFLFGNSICGEGSTSQDCNVGKDNKVLEVRPVKVRRTMIDLQLPADEYLHTEGDNTTCPPYEQSKEVGENIFFESHRNDSSGSSLLMKNSNGFTDLNEPVQCQDSVPVSSSSRDLYSLYGANISHVQGQWVEKNTSQNGWMVLEAGNGKSTPRDKLCLPSHSVQVLSNSAFQPLGYPSTDHSKLSGERASFKCEVRQRNPEVSYDSYVESSVASNVPSLNHGYRPESVRPWSHWISSWENRSSSSVQKPLPLQANPFLTFNTQVRADSSAEMRSRDSNGLNQGFSSFSEESAFNFPSVNFNHLNNGPKGAVTNGSLCESVMHQSLKNLQGPKKQECSSGLPWIKPKPLNKNGKTNGGLDLNASANHQFMDERDMGDSSNYVHPQNGLRSVTCSNDANLRHVEMANSQSRRKILGFPISQKLSICEEHPSLITSSVCISNEPKKVNNLVKINLDINLPCEASVSEGVVVDKEEGNKAATHRQHIDLNFCASEDEDSGFCSNPRVETKATTLINVEAPLTLESEEEGGKFPEKRDEAGDSVDELIEAAAEAIVTISLSYHCRNTDEAASSSTDAVDKEPLSWFVNTIASCGNDLESKIDACLEARDCEGCREECSSGEFDYFEAMTLNLTQTKEEDYMPKPLIPEYLKFDGTGSMGITSNRPRRGQARRGRPKRDFQRDILPGLASLSRLEVTEDLQMFGGLMKATGYNWNSGMARRSSNRGRKRLVSNIDRAPVCSSLAQPMNNSSVQMVGLEDRSLTGWGNATRRPRRHRCPAGTPPTVLLT, encoded by the exons ATGGGAGAAACAGTTCATTGTGGAAGCTTCTTGTCCTCAATGAGGGATCTAAGTGAAGATATTTCCAATACTTGTAGCTATTCAATGTATTGTGGAGGTGATAAAACTTTGCCTTATGGGCAGTATCAGAATGGTTTCTCGGCGAGACCTCCAACGGATTCTTACGAGAGagattttttgaaacaaacaatgcttgaacatGAAGCTGTATTTAAGAATCAG GTTTATGAGCTTCACCGTTTGTATAGAACACAGAAGAGTTTGATGGCTGAAGTTAAGGGAAAGAACTTTGTTGATCACTTGAACAACAATGAGCCTACACCGGGAAGTGGGATTAAACGAGGATTTCTTTTCGGAAACTCGATATGTGGCGAAGGAAGCACCTCTCAAGATTGCAATGTTGGCAAGGACAACAAGGTGTTAGAGGTTAGACCTGTCAAGGTTAGGAGAACAATGATTGATCTTCAACTTCCCGCAGATGAGTATCTCCATACAGAGGGTGATAATACGACTTGTCCTCCTTATGAGCAGTCAAAAGAAGTTGGTGAAAACATCTTCTTTGAATCTCATCGGAACGATTCTTCTGGATCTTCTTTGCTTATGAAGAACTCAAATGGATTTACTGACTTGAACGAGCCAGTCCAATGCCAAGATTCAGTacctgtttcttcttcttccaggGACTTATATTCTCTTTATGGAGCAAACATTTCACACGTGCAAGGCCAGTGGGTGGAAAAAAATACTAGTCAAAATGGATGGATGGTTCTAGAAGCAG GGAACGGAAAAAGCACTCCAAGAGACAAGTTATGCCTGCCTTCCCATTCGGTACAAGTTCTTTCTAACAGTGCATTTCAACCTCTGGGATACCCTTCAACTGACCACAGCAAGTTATCGGGCGAAAGAGCATCTTTCAAATGTGAAGTTCGTCAAAGGAATCCTGAGGTTTCGTATGATAGCTATGTGGAATCAAGTGTGGCATCAAATGTTCCAAGCTTGAATCATGGATATCGCCCGGAATCTGTCAGACCTTGGAGCCATTGGATTTCATCATGGGAGAACCGAAGTAGCAGCTCAGTTCAGAAACCTTTGCCACTTCAAGCGAATCCATTCTTGACTTTTAATACTCAAGTACGAGCAGACTCAAGTGCAGAGATGAGAAGCCGTGATTCTAACGGGCTTAACCAAGGATTCTCTTCATTCTCGGAGGAAAGTGCCTTTAATTTTCCATCAGTAAACTTTAACCATCTTAACAATGGCCCAAAAGGGGCAGTTACTAATGGTTCTTTGTGTGAGAGTGTGATGCATCAGAGTCTTAAAAACCTTCAAGGACCAAAAAAGCAGGAGTGCTCTTCTGGTTTGCCCTGGATAAAACCTAAGCCCCttaacaaaaatggaaaaaccAATGGTGGTTTGGATTTGAATGCTTCTGCAAATCATCAATTCATGGATGAACGTGATATGGGTGACAGCTCAAATTATGTACATCCTCAGAATGGTTTGAGGTCTGTTACATGTTCTAATGACGCCAACTTGAGACATGTTGAAATGGCCAATTCACAGAGTCGTAGAAAGATTCTTGGTTTTCCTATCTCTCAGAAGCTTTCTATTTGCGAGGAGCACCCTTCCCTTATAACTTCTTCTGTGTGTATCTCTAATGAACCCAAGAAAGTAAACAACTTGGTGAAGATAAACCTCGATATCAACCTGCCATGTGAAGCCTCGGTTTCTGAAGGAGTTGTTGTGGACAAGGAAGAAGGTAATAAAGCTGCCACTCACAGGCAGCACATTGACTTGAATTTCTGTGCTAGCGAGGATGAAGATTCCGGCTTCTGTTCTAATCCAAGAGTGGAAACAAAAGCAACTACTTTGATAAATGTGGAAGCTCCCTTGACGCttgagagtgaagaagaaggagggaAATTtccagagaagagagatgaagCTGGAGACTCTGTGGATGAACTCATCGAGGCAGCAGCAGAAGCTATAGTCACTATCTCACTGTCTTATCATTGCCGCAATACTGATGAAGCTGCTTCCTCTTCGACTGATGCAGTTGACAAGGAGCCGCTCTCTTGGTTTGTGAACACAATAGCTTCTTGTGGCAATGATTTAGAGAGCAAAATTGATGCTTGTTTGGAAGCCAGAGACTGTGAAGGCTGCCGTGAAGAATGTTCTTCAGGtgagtttgattattttgagGCAATGACCCTGAACTTAACACagaccaaagaagaagactacaTGCCAAAGCCTTTAATCCCTGAATATCTGAAATTTGATGGGACGGGTTCTATGGGTATCACAAGTAATAGGCCAAGAAGAGGACAAGCGAGACGAGGAAGACCAAAGCGGGATTTCCAAAGGGATATTCTCCCTGGGCTAGCTTCTCTGTCTAGGCTCGAAGTAACCGAAGATCTTCAGATGTTTGGGGGACTTATGAAAGCCACAGGCTACAACTGGAACTCAGGAATGGCCCGAAGGAGCTCAAACCGAGGAAGAAAACGACTGGTCAGCAACATTGACAGAGCTCCGGTTTGCTCCTCTTTGGCACAGCCAATGAATAACAGTAGTGTACAAATGGTGGGACTGGAAGATAGGAGCCTTACAGGGTGGGGAAATGCAACCAGAAGACCAAGGCGACATAGGTGCCCTGCAGGTACTCCCCCAACAGTGCTATTAACATAA